CTGAAACCTAAGCCTAATTTTGATTTAACCTATTTTATAGGCTACAGCAGACACATCTTACATTGATTGAAGGTCTTTCCTGTTGAGTAGGAGTGTCACCTCCCCAAACGATATATTTatgtgacagaagaattcttccatcaacgtaGTTGCATCTGTCCTGGGGGCTGGTTCAGCATAGCGATGTCAGGGGGGTATTTTTTTCACGCCCCGCCTGATGTAGGTGTGTAGACTAAGATTTATAACCCCTGAGAAAGGCGGAGACTAGATTTGGCACCAAGATCTAGgcaccccgcctccccccccagcaTCTAGACTCCCAAGAGAGAGAGACCATGTGTCTCCTCAGTATCAGTGAAGTTCCTAGAGAGCCTTCCAGCACTGAGATCCCAAAGTAGATCAAAACTGTGTAAGACGCCAAGACCCACCCATCAGTGAGATTCTCACATACGTGCACACTTTTGAGGAAGCAAGCTAATTCTTCTGGAGAGAGAGATCCTGgcagtatgtcttcactgcagtgtaagcccaggttagtagaactcaagttagcagcagggccagcgctttcactaggtgaccctaggcctcactcgctccgggacccaccaccaaagtgccccgaagacacggagcggaaggaccccccgccaccgaatgctcagaggaggagcactgccacctagggcggcaaaaaccctggcgccactcctgatTAGCAGACCCAGCATTTGTTAACCAAGGCTTGACCATCTATACTCATTTGTAACCCGAGGAATTGTTGAACCTTGGgtcccagcttgggactccagcatcCATGCTACATTATGCTGGACTGAGTCCAACCACCCTTATCCCAGACTTCTTaacaccctcccaaaatgtgtcTACTCTACCCCGTTGTTCATGGTGCCATGTGGGAAAACTtgtctgtccagaggacaaagaaagctgGCCTGTGGGATTGTAGGACATTTTTGGCACAGCGTGAGTCTagcagggctgtgtctacactgcaaagtaatAGGGCTTGAAGCCTGTGTTCCAGTTTGACTCAGACTTGGACCCTTCACCTGTGGGGTACTGGGACCCAGGGTCCAAGTCCTGAGTTAgcacaatttgtgtgtagacagatgGGAGTGGGGTAGGCTTAAGCCTGAGTTCAAACCTGGGGCTgacactgcagtatagacataccatTTGAACTCTTCCCGTCTCCCTCAGGGCAGTGAGACTGAAGCACCTTCTCTGGACCAAGACCCTCCACAAGAGatgctacaaaaaacaaaactccctAGGGGACCTCCTAAATGGGGACTGAGATATTCATTAGAGGTAGATTCCTGAGATTTACCAGCACCTACCCCTTGGTTTGACTGTGTTCATTGACTTCAGATCCAATTCTGGTAAAACTGTTTGAGGTTAGCTATGGATATCATGTTAGTTTCCTTGTGGGAAAGGGCCTGCCTATACCTTAAGAGGTTGTATTGTTTGTAGTTCATTTTGCCATATGGTAGAACCATGCCTAATAGACTTTTTCCCTTCTCAGTCAGGTCGGGACCTGCAGCAGTATCAGAGCCAAGCTAAACAGCTTTTCCGGAAGTTGAATGAACAGTCGCCTACCAGATGCACCCTAGAAGCAGGATCCATGGCTTTCCAGTAAGTAAAACATGCTGTAGagattaagatggaaaatgtagGTATCCCAACCTACAGCTATAGAAAACTGAAAGGTACTTCCAGGAGACGTCGGAGGTATACTAGAAATTGGGCCATTAGAGAAGAGTAAGAGTCATCCCACCAGCCATGGGAAACCTGTGCTCAGAGAGAGTGTTATTTCCTTTTATATCCTttcaatcattttaaaatttctttcttCTCTAGCATTGTTAGACTTCCTGCTTTCCTATCCAGTTCTTGTATTCAGCCGCTCTCTTTTCTGTAGACTGCATATATTTGGTTCCCTTTATGTTTTCTCTACAGGTTGTGCCCACAAATCATTCTAGCATCTGTTGTCCTTTGGATTCTCTGAGGtttatcaatatatttttttaatagtgaggagTCCGACCTATACTTAGGTTAGCATTACCACAGTTGATTCTTCCTATACAagattctcttctctctccattcCACTATAGTATATCCTTTCATGTATCAGCCTTGCACTCTGAGCTCATCTAATTTGTTGTTCATTATTTCCCTGAATCCCCTCAGCATTTCTGCTCTCCAGCAAGCATTGATTAGTATTAATAACCCGAAGTGTCTTAGCTGCATTTAGCTCATCCCTTTGAGTTCGCTGTCTCTCTCTAAAACCTTCCATAATGTTTGCCCTTTGCTTTCATTGTAAAGCCTTCTAAGTTAGGATCATCTGCAAATCTTACTGATGTACAACATAGTTCTAGCAGACTTGCTCCGGGTAAGCAGCGAGCTGGCAAAATCTGCAGGTGACACAACATCATGTAGGTTAAGACCTAAGAAGACTGATGTACTTCAGAGGGACTTAATCAAGCTAGGCAGCACAGTGCCAGTTGAAGTGAAATGTTGACACATTCAAAGCTATGCACATTGGAACCTCCTaggttctaaaccaggggttggcaacctttcagaagtggtgggccgagtcttcatttattcactctaatttaaggacgttttgcgtgccagtaatacattttaatgtttttagaaggtctctttctataagtctataatatataatgaaactattgttgtatgtaaagtaaataaggtttttaaaatctttaagaagcttcatttaaaattaaattaatatgcagagccccccggactggtggccaggacctgggcagtgtgagtgccactgaaaatcagctcgcgtgctgcctacggcacatgtgccataggttgcctacccctgttctaaactaaagattgaaaacatttgaCTGGCTACCTTTAGAGAGGAGATTAATAAGAGGGGACATAAAAGTATACAAAATGATGAAAGTTATAGAGAAGGTAGAGGTACCTCTAATCACCTTCtctcataatacaaaaacaagggAACAGCGAAGTAAACAAAAAGGTGGCAAAGTCAAAACTGATAAAGGAAATTGTTTTCAATGCAATTAATTGCCACAGGATCTCATTTGAGGGCAAGACAGTAGCAAGGTTTAAAAAATTTGTACAGGTAAAAATATCTAGAGTTAAAAACTCTTTTTTGGAAGCACCCTCATGGCACACAGCCAGTCTGTAATAGTTGGGGCTTAGGAGGCAGCTTTCCTCAAGATGGGTTAAAGGTTAACTCATAATCACTTcagtttttttcacattttttcacTTTTCTCTAAAGCaatctggtgctggccattgtTGGCAATAGGATGCTGGACTAGGTAGCCCACTGGTTTGATCCAGTCAGGCAATTCTTGTGTTGAGAATTTCTGTTCCCAAAGATGCTACTTGATACCTCTTCCCAGTTTACAGTCAATCTGTCAGTCATTTGTTTCCATACCACAATATTATCCAAACATCATTCTGACTTCCACTGAGATGCCTGGGGAAGATTATATCTAAATCATAGTAAAGCTCTTGCTATGTAGTGTCCATGGTTCTCTCTGCTTACCAGACTTCTAACTATATCAAAAAAGGCTATCCGGTTTTTGGTCACAGTTATTTATGAATCACAACAACCTTGCAGTGGCTTTGATTTCATCAGAGCTGTTAAACTAAGAAAATTCAGCCAAGTTCAGTATTTCTCTGGGAGATCTTAGAGGTGCAGTTGAGGGGTGTTGGAAGTGTTGTGGGTGAGTAGGCAGGGGAGGAGCACTTTGCCCTGTGAGTCAGCATTGAAGCAGTTCTTCAGCCAGCtgttaaagcaggggtgggcaaactacagcccgcgggccggatctggccccacaggactttggatctggcccacgggattgccctCTATGGCACTGTGGGCCCCacgccgctctcagaagcggccagcaccacgccCCTGCAGCCCTTGGGTTGGGGGGCTACATGCGTtacccttgcctccaggcaccaccccctgcagctcccattggctgggaacggggaaccgagGCCAAttggagcttcgggggaggtacctggaggcgcggcaagggcaaAGCACATGGAGCCATCTGCCCCGCCCTCCCACAGgagccgcagcgcttcctggagcagcacaaggctggggacagggcaggcatgcagggagcctgccctgaccccggtgcacgccgctgccaccccagagctgctttaggtaagcagcgctgggccagagcccaaacccctcctgctccctaactccctgccctaagcccctgcCTGCTCCTCacacccgtcctgcaccccaactccctgccctgaactccCTGGTGcatcctgcacccctgtgcactccaactccctgccctgagccaccttgtacaccctgcaccccaacccccgccctgagccccctgccacatcctgcaccccaacccccgccctgagccccctctgacccaatcccttgccctgagccccttcttgtacaccgcactccctcccacaccgcaaccccctgccccggccctgcatacaatttcctcactcagatgtggcccttggcccaaacagtttgccgacccctgtgttaagGGGTGCAAATTTTTAGGATGAGACATAAAGTCAcagatgaaaaagaaaatcagttttagttttaaacaaaaattctaaTGAAACTTTTGATAATgctgaataaaaaaaaaggtgtttgAGATTTGGCCTAAAATAGTCCTATTTAGTGGCTAGTGCATTAGCTTGGCAGAGGAAAAAAACGTTCTTCGTTAACTGATGTTCTAACTGCTTGAAAATAACGTAGTGCAGAGTAAAAAATGCGATGACAGATGTCGTGGAGCAAAGTGGAATGTGCACTTCTCCAAATGTGCTGAAGTGTTAATATGAATAGCCTTGAAACTGacaaagtttgaagaaaatttgGCTCTCACTGAGACCCCAAACCAAGTTTGAAGAATTTTCTTCAGCCATTTTAATGTTGGAGATTAAAGTAAAAAAGCCTTACAACCAACCCAGTTATCATGGCATGTGAGTATACACACTGATAGGTATGCAGGTGATAAGTGCCTATGCAGTCTGCTGTGAAATTAGTTACTAGCTGACCTTTGGCTGATTAGTGTTGTAAGTCTTTAAGTGCACAGATTACTAGTTTCATGAAAAGGCAACCCTTGGCCTTTGCCAGCTGGTGCCTCTTaaagaagtgtgttttttttttcctctctcttaaaataaatataaaatattaaaataaatataagaaattaaattttaaaagtatattaattAAGATTGCACAGATAAACATTCAGAAATCAAGAATGCAAAAAGTTAAAGGTGGCCAACTGTATCTCTGTCCCCTTACATACATGCATTGCAAAAAGGGCTAATTACATGATTTTATACTGTGTTAAAATTTATACCAAAAAAGTGTTAGTGCAGTGTTAAAGTTGAGAAATCAAGCCGTTACGTGAGAAAATTTATATTACGGTTAATCTGGGGTGGCAATGCTATGCGGCATTGGAAATCTGTGTGCTTTCTCTACTGATATAGAAAACTTGGAATCCGAAACAGCTAATATCACAAAAGGAGTAGAAATAGCTTTGGGAAACATGGAGACCAAGGCAAGAGAGCTCAGATCAAAACCGGCTGGCCTAAAGTGTGATGGTGCGGCTGTGCACATGACAGGAGACCGTGTTAAGAGAAGATATTGAACTCTAGCTTCctgttacacctctaccccaatataacgtgacctgatataacacaaattcagctataaCGCTGTaaaaagcagtgctccggggggcggggctgcgcactccggtggattaaagcaagttcgatataaagcggtttcacctataatgcggtaagattttttggctcctgaggacagcgttatatcgaggtagaggtgtatgtgcctCATAGGAGATTATCCCTGTcttaaaaggttttgttttgaaatatgtttTCACATTTTGCTCTTCGAATCCTGAAAGATTATGGATTGCTCAAGTTCTTGATAATGATTTGAGGTAACAGTGGGTTATGCTGGGAGGGATCCAGTATGTGTGTTGGGTTGGTAGTCAGGCCAGAACACTGAAGACATGGATCAAAAATGATCATTTGGCTAGCACTGTTTTGGAACATACTGTAGAAACTGGGTCATGGACTGATGTGGAACAAGTTAGGGGCTTTCTTAGGGTAAATCAAGAAGCTAATTTGTGAGTATATTCTATTCCATGGTGGACAGTGGTGACTACACTCTTGCTGTTCAAGGCAAGCCCCATTGTTGTTTGAGGCTTTTTACTAAAGCTAGGAAGTGCCATGTTGGGAGTGCAACAAAAACAGATAATCCTGGCCTCACTGTCCAAAAATTAATTCTTGAATGTGGCAAATTTGAAGGATTTAAACATTTCTGGGTCACTAGAGGCTAAGCTGAGGAAAAATCAGATCTGTATGCTTGAAGCTGCTGTTGAACATATGGATACCAGAATTACCAGGCTATTGTATGGTTTCAAAACTTTCATTCCACACAGCGGCCTAGTGATTGAGAAAATAATTGGCCCATTATGGCAATGTACAAATTAACAACGTGCTAAATCACTACGTATAGGTGTTaagtaaagagaaaagaaaaggtgaCTTACCAGTTACTTTTAATGCCAATAAATCCACAATAGTGCATATGCATAATGAAAGGTTTGAACCCCTAGGCAACCTACCTTAGTCCCATCAATAACAATATAACCTCTATGTCCTCATTGTCTTGTATCACTGTGGTGCTACAATACGAGTTTTCCacagttatttaaattaaaacaagccCCCAAACACACACGTGTGCTTTGTTGCATGCCATGACTTGGGCCATTCAATTATATCTGCATCCAGTGTAGGTGACTTTCAGCCTTCTCTGGTATGCTGTACTACTGGCTGGAAGAGGAACAAACATGGTAATAAACATAATCACGGTTAGCATTCAACAGCAGGCAGCACTAGTTAGTGGAAGGGTAGCTAAGTGCTATTCTGTATGTTCAGATCTAAATCTCAAAATCCAGTGGACTTCATCCAATCAAATTTGTTCTTGaattagaaataaaatacatattcTCTGTTCTGACATGGGAACTCAAACTGACACTAAAGTAAGGACAAAACTAAACTTGCAAGAACAAATGATAGTTAGACACTAAAAAAGggattggggggtgaggggagtgggATTAAACCCTGGCTCattagtcaaaaacaaaacaagtggaATGCAGCAAAGTGCCATTAAGCAGTCACATCAGCTACCATATTTCATCATAACATACATGTGAATGAGGCCACAGCCTGAAAATTATTGGCACAATCACACTTTCTTGTCAGATAACAAAACCTGAAGTCCCAGTGGCCCACAGACAAGCAGCATTTCTGTTTCTCAGCTTGCCTCTGTGAGGCTTTGTGTATGGGAAATGGAGTCCCATGTCTAAGACTCATCTAAGGTGAAGTTTGGGATGCCCCAACTAGTCTCCTAAGGCTGTGCAGGGCTGACCACCTATCTGATGATTGCCAGGGGATTGATACAGTTCTGAATCTCTGTAGGAGATGCCACAATAGTCTTCTCTCCCTAtttccccatcccacccacccCTCTTTCCTGCTGACCTCCAGGAGAAGATGCTCCTGTGCACTGTACAACATATCCTCTCCCACATACATTATGGAgctgccctactgggtcagaccatggtgcATTTTGGTCAGTATCCTGGCTCCAACAATGGTCTGTACCAAAGCTTGAGGGGGAgtatacagaacagggcaattatggagtgatccaccccatcTTTCACTCCTGGCTTTTTGTAGTCAGAGGTTAGGGTCGCCCTGTGTTTGCGTTTTCCTTCCTGACtgttttggctaatagccattgatggacttattcagttcttttttttaactgagttatacttttggccatcataATACCTGTGTCAATGAGTTCCGCAGGTCAGTTGTGTGTCatgtgaaaaagtactttctcTTGTTTATATAAAACCTGCTCCCTGTTAACTTCATCACCTGAGCCTTGGTTTTTATGTTATGGGAAAGGCTAAATAACACTTTTCTGCGCTCACTTTCTCCATGCTgttcattttatagacctctgtcatatccccccttagtcgtctcttttctaatcttttttagtctctcctcatactgAAGCCATTCcctacccttgatcatctttgttgcccttttctgtaccttttccagttccactacatcctttttgagataggttgaccagaactggacatagtattcaaggtgtggatttaccgtggatttatatagtgggatTATGATAATatctgatttattttctttccctttgataATAGTTTTTAAGATACTGTTAAGCTTTTTACCACTGCTGCACATTAAGCTGAAGTCCAGGGTGATGCCAAGATCTtccttgagtgataacagctaatttagaacccaacatttgggattattttttccagtgtgcattactttgcacttaccaatgtgaatttaatctgccattttgttaccagAAAGGGCATGGGAGTGTGGGGCCTGCCTCCTTCAGATGACAGAACGTCAGCAGGAAGAGGGGAATGTCCCTTATTCTGCTAAATCCAATGTCAGgactttttaaaacaacaaacaaaaacactaagGAAATTCTCAGGCAAAACTTTGTTAAAATGAAGTTAAAAGCCTTTggcagggattgaacccaggatCTGAAGCCTCAATAACACTGTAgttagggaaaagaaaagaaaaactaaggTATTCAGAAAGGCTTCATTTTAAGTCTAATGTGTAAAACTGTGGAAATTCAGTCATGATACTTGCAGCAGAATAACTCTGTCCTGAGCAATGCACCGAGAACCTGAAACTTACACTACAATATCCATCCCAAACAAACAGTTCATCTTAGCAGGGGATGCTAGAGCTAGACTATAGTATGCTGGTTTGTGCCAACTAAGCTGCCTTTGTGGCTATGAAGTCCaaataaaaatgctttacaatgTCCTGGTAAGATGAGCTTGCTGAAAGGAGTCATTCCCCACTCCTCATTAAGGGCTCCTACCTGCCAAGCATTGCGTGCTCTCATCATCTTGCAGGGTTAGGCCCTAGGATTCTGCATTCCAGCCAGTCATCCAAGATGATGTCTCATATAAATTCTCCTAGGAGGGTGAGTAGATGGAGATTATGATATTtgcagaggaaaggaaagggtTAGTGTAATGACAAGGTATCCCAATATTGGGGAGACACATATGAAGCCTGCTGTGCGATGCCTGGTATGCTTTTGTGTGTAGTATAATAATAAACCCAAAGGCTGGGATACTCCGTCATAGAGAAGGAAATATGAGAAAGGGAAAAGTGGTGTCTTACAGGGGCATGGTTAAAATTTGTCCGGTTTGTTCTCTTCTAGCTACGTTATTGAGAAAGGGGTGTGTTACCTGGTGTTGTGTGAGGCCACCTTCCCCAAGAAGCTGGCCTTTGCATATCTGGAGGATTTGTATTCCGAGTTTGATGAACAGCATGGAAAGAAGGTGCCGACGGTCTCCAGGCCTTATTCCTTCATTGAGTTCGGTGAGGTCCTTCCCCTTGAGACTAATTAATAAACATCCTGTTTGTTTGGCCACATTAGCCTCTCCCAGCTCAGGCCATGGAACTTaccactgacagtggagaaatcTGGTGCTCTCTCTGAGCCAGGCATGCCAGGTATGTGAATGGAGAAATGGTAGGGGAAATGGCAAATTTTCTACAATCCAACTTTCCGCTTTTAAGTCTTGGCTTTTTCTTGTTAGCATTCGTGTGCACCTTGCTCACTCTCTCTGCAGTGCTCTGCACTGGGGTAGCCCAGAAAAAGACAGCTCTGGATGCTCATGCTCCGTGGGCAGCCATATTGTTACTCCCTGGCAGTGGTTCTCCCCTGATTGTGTTAAAGGGTGGGAAGCAAACTAGCAAACTTCCTCTCACTTGAGGTCACATGGGCAATGTAGGGACTTCCAAAATCGCCCTCAGCTGTACTTTTATGGCAGCATTGGAGAGGTGTGGGAAGTGGATGTGAAGCATGGTGGAGCCAACTCTCATTAAGCATTGAGGAAACCTGAGCTGATTGGCTTTAGATGTACATGTCCTCTTTTGGGTGGCCTGTTCTTGTAAGTCCAAAGGACATCCATCCTGTCAACAGCTTTATTCCTGGTGAAGGCACGCAGGATGCAACATGCTCTAAAACAAGTCATCAGTGTTCCTTGTGTCTGTCAGAGGAGGAAAGGGTTGTTAAATTGCCCTTGGGCTATGCTGTCATGAGGTCAGGTGGTTGGGATCTACTCAGAGCGGGGTAAGAGGTGTGGTGGTGGGTGCagttttggggggaagaggtggaggctGGCTCAAGGGATGTTCTTGGCACGGcaggcaggaagtgctgggaggaaaAGTTTTCCATGTTGACAACCACCTTTTGTTCCAGACACTTACATCCAGAAAACCAAAAAACTCTACATTGACAGCCGGGCAAGAAGGAACTTAGGCTCCATCAATACAGAGTTACAGGATGTGCAGAGAATCATGGTGGCCAATATTGAAGAAGTCTTACAGCGAGGAGAGGCGCTGTCAGGTACACGGAGTTCAGCTTTTGAAACTCCTTCCTCTCTCTGAGGCTGGCAGGCGGGAGATGGCTGAGGGAAGGATTCTGAGACAAAGAGGGCCTCCTGAATCGAGATTGCCTTGTAGTGTGTATGTCTGGCTGAAAGTGCATTTTCATTTGTCTGATCTACATCataaataaggctaagatttagtatGGGGtataaaagtcatggataggtcacaggcaataaataaaaattcgcggcccgtgacctgtccatggcttttaccaaaaatacctgaCTAAACCTCTACTGCTGCTTCGGGCCCTGCTCGAGTGCTGGGGGTTGGCtacccccagctgctgctcctggggacTGCTCACCGGACGGCCTCCGGGcacccctggggctgctgctccagctccctcAGGACCGCTGCTGTTCGGGCGGTCCCCAGGGCACCCCCAGGACCGCTGCTGTTTGGGCGGTCCccggagccagccacactggccactgttcTAGCagtccccagagccagctgcctggggcctCCCGAGCAGCAGgcggtgtggctggccccagggacaACCAGAACAGCTGGCCCCGGGTCACTCCAGCAGCGGCAGGTGCAGCTGGCTGCAGGTGGCCCTGAagtcagccacaccagccgctgcagaaggcATGGAGATtgcagaaagtcatggaatctgtgacttccgtgtcCTCTGTGAAAGAATAGCAGCCTTAATCATAAGCCATCTGGCAATTTGTAACCCTACTTTGGGAGGAGCCAAAGCCCCTTGTGGGCTTGGGGCTGTTCTTGTCCTGTGAAGATGAATGTTGGTGGTGTGTGTTAAGGACAGGAGTGATATGTGCTAGTGTTTTGAAGGTGCTGGTGAAGTTACTGTTGACTCTTCTGTTTGGGGAGGTAAACAGTTTATATTGCATTGTGTTTTGGCTTGGCTAACAAGCTTAATGTAGGAATCCTTCAGAACATGAGGAATGGAGGATGCACAATAAATCAGATAAAGCTCCGATAGAGCAGCTGCAATTATCTATGAACACAATACAGCGGGAGTGTCTTGTTACTGTTAATCCTGCAATTAATCTGcttccattttctcttccttAACAGCTTTGGATTCCAAGGCCAACAACTTGTCCAGTTTGTCTAAGAAGTACCGTCAAGATGCAAAGTATCTTAACATGCGTTCCACCTATGCCAAACTGGCAGCTGTAGCTGTTTTTTTTATCATGTTAATAGTCTATGTGAGGTTCTGGTGGCTGTGAGATGTTGGCAGTCACTGGAGAGGGAGAGCCTGTAGCATGGCAGGTGTATGTGTGCAGCACACTTTGTTCACAGGGATGTGCATTAGAATCCACACAGGACTGTCACCTTTAAGGGTGTGTCCTGAAAATGATACGTGAGTACTACACTGCTTAGTGAATTTTAATCATAGGTATAAAGTCTTCTTGGTGGACTAGAGGCTTTTCCTCTGAGGCACTAAACACTAGGGACTCTGTAGAGTGTGGCCTCCCAGTGTACTAAACTTATTAACAGTGCTGTTTGATGTGTCCTGGAGCAGTTAATCAGTGAAGTTTATCCTAATCGGGTGGTACTGGCAATAGTCACTTCTTCCTCCCTTTTAAAAAGTAGCTCTAGTGGGAAATGGACTCTAATGAACATTCCTTGTGTCAGCAATGTTTGCTTTTCTAGAATCTGGgtctgcatttgcttttttaaaacaagactccCTTGTTTGAA
This DNA window, taken from Trachemys scripta elegans isolate TJP31775 chromosome 8, CAS_Tse_1.0, whole genome shotgun sequence, encodes the following:
- the SEC22B gene encoding vesicle-trafficking protein SEC22b codes for the protein MLRWLFPATSVVEASQRVAAGRQGGRGAEQRQRLLGWSGADMVLLTMIARVADGLPLAASMQEDEQSGRDLQQYQSQAKQLFRKLNEQSPTRCTLEAGSMAFHYVIEKGVCYLVLCEATFPKKLAFAYLEDLYSEFDEQHGKKVPTVSRPYSFIEFDTYIQKTKKLYIDSRARRNLGSINTELQDVQRIMVANIEEVLQRGEALSALDSKANNLSSLSKKYRQDAKYLNMRSTYAKLAAVAVFFIMLIVYVRFWWL